DNA sequence from the Thermodesulfobacteriota bacterium genome:
TCGCCATCTCAAGGAAACCGAATCCTCTGCTCCGGCCCGTCTCGTTGTCCGTGACGATGGTCACCGATTCCACCGTGCCGAACCGCAAAAAAGCCTCCTTCAGGGAATCCTCCGTTGCGGAAAACGGAAGATTCCCGATGTACAACTTAATGCCCATAAACCCTCCTGATCAGGCGTCAGCGCCGCAAAAGAGGTCATGAGCACGATTTCTCGGGATCTCTTAACCTGCGGGAGTTTGCTTCTTTTATAAATATACCACATGCGCATGCCGACGAGGGCAATGAAGGCACTCGATGAAGTGCTGCGTCCGGAACGCGTGTAGCCCCTTCACGATTTATTCATCGTCCTTTCACAATCCGTTAAAGGCCGCCCGGTACAAATCTTCGCGGATGCCCGCCCAAACGGCAGGGCAACGAGGTTTTCGCCAACCCACCCATCGGAGAAAGGAGAACAGCAGATGAAGACCTTGCATGCCGGATGGAGGACCGGAGCCGCCGCGCTGGCCCTCGGACTTGCGCTGGCAGGTCCGGCCTTCGCCGGGAACCGGGACAGGGAAGAGATGAAGGAAAAGTGGATCGCGGGAGATTTCCACCAGCATTCCTATTTCACGGACGGCAGCAACCAGATCGACAAGGTCATGTCGAACGGTTACGCTTTCGACCTCGACTTCCAGGCCAACTCCGAGCACGGCGGGCTTCAGGGAAGGGACGGCTACGGCAGGAACTGGAACGACACCGGCGTCTACCCGACCCTCCCCTCCATCGGGGATCCGACCGGCGGGAGGATGTGGCGCTGGCAGTCGCTCCTCCGGACTTCCGACATCCCCGGCTACGCGGGTCCCGCATACCTGGGTGCCTACGACTGGCTGCTGGGGATCCGGGAGGATTTCCCCGACAAGGCCACGATGACCGGCATGGAGTGGAACATCCCCGGCCATGAGCACGGCAGCACCGGGATCGCCCGGAAGAACGCCCTTCCGATCGCCGAATTCGAGTACCGCTTCGACCAGTCCGACACGGACGGGACCGTCACGACCGTCACGGCGGACACGATGGGGTGGCCCGGCAAGAGGCAGAACGGCGAGTACACCGTCGCATACCCGCTCCTCGGGCTGAACCCGTTGCACGAAAAGGCGATCGACGGCATCAAGTGGATGCAGAAACATTACCCGAGGTCGGGGTGGATCGTTCCGGCGCACGTCGAGCGGCGCGGCTGCGGCGGGGTCGGCAACAACGGCTACACCGCCGCGGCGTTCCGCGACATGAACGACAACGGCCCGACGGTCGCCTTCGGCTTCGAAGGGATGCCGGGGCACCAGAAGTCGGTCCAGCGCGGCGAGTTCGGCGGCAGCTCGTGCGGCGGCGGCACATACGGCGGCGCAGGGATCTACGTTGCCCAGGTGGGCGGTCTCTGGGACGCGCTGCTCGGCGAGGGGCGCGGCTTTTACAACTTCGCCAGCTCCGATTTCCACGGCACCGGGAACGATTTCTGGCCCGGCGAATACCAGAAGACCTACGTGAAGGCGAAGGTTTCCGGGCGGCACGGCGAGATCCGGCAGGAAGACGTCGTGGCGGGGCTCCGCTCCGGCAACTCGTTCGCGGTCCACGGCGACCTGATCGAAGAGCTCGATTTCCGCGTCGCTCCGCATTCGCGCCACTGCGGCGATGACGCCACCATGGGCGAGACGCTCAAGGTCCGCAAGGGCGAGAAGGTCGAAGTCAAGATCCGCTTTAAGTCGCCGGCGGCGAACAACTGCCGGCCGGGCGTCAACGCCTCCGCAGGCTTCAACTGCCAGGCGTACCCGCCGGTCGTCCACCACGTCCAACTGATCCAGGGCCGTTTCGGGAACGACCGCCCCGCGAAATTCCTCGCCGACGGCTCCGAGAATCCAGCGTTCGCGGAGAACACGAACCCTACCGCGAGCATCGTGAAGACCTTCGACGCGGCCTCCTGGACGGTCGACCGCAAGGGATACGCCACCATGACGTTCGTTGTTCCGAAGATGGAAGCGAACACGTATTTCCGGATCCGCGGGACCAACAAGGGATATAACGAGGCGGGAGAGACCGACCCGAACGGCAGCCCGCTCATCGATGTCCCGGGCAACAACAGCGCCGACGAGGCATGGAAGGATCTCTGGTTCTACAGCAACCCGATCTTCGTGAAGGTGCAGTAGGAGAGACCCGGGGGGGCGGGTCATCCCGCCCCCCGTCTCCGTCAGAGCGGGAACACGTGGATCGATTCCGACGGGATCTCGATCCGGGCGGCGTCCCCCTCCTTCAAGGCGCCTTCCTCCGCGACGGCCCGGATGGAGGCGCCCCCTACGTCGGCCGTCACCATGCTCTCCCGGCCGAGATTCTCCACCGCCGTCACGGTTCCGCGAAGGCCCGGACCCGACGGATCCTGATGCGCGCGTGCGTGCTCGGGGCGGATGCCGAACAGGATCTTCCGCGAGCCGATGGCGCGCACCCCGGATGCCCTGTCCGGTGAAAGCGGCAGCCGCGCCGTACCGATCCGGACGAAAACGGTCCCGTCTTCCTCCTCCACGCCGGCTTCCAGCAGGTTCATCGGGTACGGCCCTATGAAGGATGCGGCGAACGGCGTCGCCGGCTTTTCGTAAAGCTCCCGCGGCGTCCCGGCCTGGAGAACGCGCCCGCCGCGGATCAGGGCGATCCGGTCCCCCAGCGTCATCGCCTCCGTCTGGTCGTGCGTGACATAAAGGGTGGTGATGCCCAGGGACCGCTGCAGGCGGCGCAGCTCGATCCGCGTCGCCGTGCGGAGCGCAGCGTCCAGGTTGCTGAGCGGCTCGTCGAGGAGGAAGAGGCGCGGCTTGCGAACCAGCGCCCTGGCGATGGCCACCCGCTGCCGCTGCCCGCCGGAGAGCTCCGACGGCCTGGACCGGAGCAGGTCCTCGATCCCGAGCATGGAAGCGGTGCGCGCTACCGAGCGCTCGATCTCCTCCCGCCCCTCCCCGGCGACCCGCAAGGGGAACGCGATATTCTCCCCCACGTTCAGGTGAGGGTAGAGCGCATAGCTCTGGAACACCATCGCCACGTTCCGCTTCCCCGGAGGGACGAACACCTTCCCCTCCCGGGAGGCGACGATCTCCCCGTCGAACCGGATCTCGCCCGAGGTGGGGCGCTCCAGGCCGGCGGCGAGGTTGAGGATCGTGGATTTCCCGCAGCCGCTCGGGCCGAGAAGGACGAACAGCTCGCCGTCCCCGACGGAAAGGTCCACGCCACGGACCGCGGAGACGGCTCCCCGCGCGGACAGGTAGCTCTTCGATACGTCCAGGAAGTCGAGTCTCATTCCTTTACGGCCCCCCGGGTCAGCCCCTGTACGATCCGCCGCTGGAACGCCAGGGCGAGCACGACGACGGGCGCTACGGTGAGCGTCGCGGCGGCCATGACGGAGCCCCAGGGGATCTCCCCGTGCAGTCCCTCGAAGAGGGCGATGCCCACGGGGATCGTGCGGGCCCGGTGGTCCGTCGTCAGCATCAGGGCGAACAGCAGCTCGTTGAAGGAGAAGATGAACGCAAGGATCGCCGTCGAAAAGACGCCCGGGGCGGCAACCGGAAGGATCACCTTCCGGAGCGCCTCCAGGGGGCCGCACCCGTCCATGAGCGCCGCCCGGTCGATGTCGCGCGGGATCCGGGAGAAGTACCCCGTCAGGATCCACAGCGACAGCGGCAGTGTCCACGCGGTGTACGGCAGCACGAGGGCGACGTACGTGTTGACCCATCCCATGGAGCTCATCAGCCGGAACAGGTAGCCGACCAGCGATACCTGCGGGAACATCGACACGGAGAGCACGGCGAGAAGGACGGCCATCCTGCCCGGAAGCGCCATCCGGGCAAGAGCGTAGGCGGCGGGCGCCGCGACGAACACGGAGAGCGCGGCGC
Encoded proteins:
- a CDS encoding RNA-binding protein; translated protein: MGIKLYIGNLPFSATEDSLKEAFLRFGTVESVTIVTDNETGRSRGFGFLEMA
- a CDS encoding ABC transporter ATP-binding protein, encoding MRLDFLDVSKSYLSARGAVSAVRGVDLSVGDGELFVLLGPSGCGKSTILNLAAGLERPTSGEIRFDGEIVASREGKVFVPPGKRNVAMVFQSYALYPHLNVGENIAFPLRVAGEGREEIERSVARTASMLGIEDLLRSRPSELSGGQRQRVAIARALVRKPRLFLLDEPLSNLDAALRTATRIELRRLQRSLGITTLYVTHDQTEAMTLGDRIALIRGGRVLQAGTPRELYEKPATPFAASFIGPYPMNLLEAGVEEEDGTVFVRIGTARLPLSPDRASGVRAIGSRKILFGIRPEHARAHQDPSGPGLRGTVTAVENLGRESMVTADVGGASIRAVAEEGALKEGDAARIEIPSESIHVFPL
- a CDS encoding carbohydrate ABC transporter permease; this encodes MNGEKRIGTAYAAGACAMAVFCLGPIAVMALTAVSRRADFLVPGVGFAFTAGHFLEVLRAESLHFPEYFRNSLVVSGISAALSVFVAAPAAYALARMALPGRMAVLLAVLSVSMFPQVSLVGYLFRLMSSMGWVNTYVALVLPYTAWTLPLSLWILTGYFSRIPRDIDRAALMDGCGPLEALRKVILPVAAPGVFSTAILAFIFSFNELLFALMLTTDHRARTIPVGIALFEGLHGEIPWGSVMAAATLTVAPVVVLALAFQRRIVQGLTRGAVKE